The DNA sequence TAACCGTGCCCGGTGGCGGCTACCTCGTTATCGAGCATACCGAAGCCCTGCACGTCATCGACGTGAACTCGGGCAGCAAAAGCAACCAGGAGAACGATCAGGAAGCTACGGCTTTGATGATTAACCTGCTGGCGGCCAAGGAAGTAGCGCGGCAGCTGCGCCTGCGTGACATGGGCGGAATTATTGTAGTAGACTTCATTGACATGCGCGCCGCCGAAAGCCGCAAAAAGGTGGAAGATGCCGTGCGCGACGTGATGAAAGCCGACAAGGCCAAGTTCACGGTACTGCCCTTGACCAAGTTCGGGCTGCTGCAAATCACGCGGCAGCGCGTGCGGCCGGCTGAAACCATTATAACCGGCGAGGTGTGCCCCACCTGCGGCGGTACGGGCCGTATTTCGGCCTCCATCCAGGTAACGGATGATATCGACAACAGCATCGACGACTTGCTGGTGGCCCAGAACCAGTCGGGCCTCACGCTGTCGGTGCACCCCTTCTTGTACGCCTATTATACCAAAGGCTTGGTTTCGCGCCAGATGAAGTGGTATCTGAAATACTACAAGTGGGTGAAATTGGTGAAAGACAGTAGCCTGGGCCTCACCGATTACCGGATTGAGGACGAGCGCGGTGAGGAAATCCAGCTTCGCTCAATGGCCGCGGCCATGAGCAAGGTGCAAGACCGGGAAATTGAATTTACCGACTAGGGCCGCAGATTTCGCTGATTCGTCTATCAAAAAAAGCCCCGGCTGCATTTGCAGCCGGGGCTTTTTGACGGGCGTTCTTCAGCTTAAAAAATCAGTAAAATCACGGTTAATCAGAAGAATCAGTGTTTAGAATTTCATGCCTAAATCCAGGGCGAACACGTTGTTTTTGATCGTAACGTCGCTGAAGTCTCGAGTTTTTTCGAAGTAATGGTCAAGGTTGACCAGGCCGCGGTGGTAGCTCAGGCCCGCTAGCAACTTGGTGCTGTGGCCCAACTGGTACTCTACCCCGGCTCCTAATAGGGCGTTGAGGTCGAGGGCGAAGACGTGCTCCGAAGCCTTGGTTTCGTTGTTATTATCGTACGGATCTTGGTAGAATTTTTCGTTGTTGACGCGGGTGGCGATGGGAACGGCTAATGAGCCACCAAGTTGAAAATATAGCCGGGTAGCGGGTGCCAACTCATTAGTAAAGAGCTTGAGTGTGACGGGAAGCTCAAGGTATTGGGTCGCAATTTTCTGGTTGACCCGGACTGGCGTGGTGCCCACCACACCGCCGACCGTGGCGTGGTCGGTATACGAAACTGTGCCGCCCTTTCCCATTAGCGCCAGGCCGGTGCCAAACGCATAGTTTTCGCCGAAGAAATAATCCACAATCAGGGCCCCGCCGAAGCTGAACTTGCTGCTTTCGTTGGTGAAGGCGGTGGACGATGGCGATTCAGCTCGCAAATAGGTGATGGAAGGGGATATCTTGACCCCGATTTCGACTTGGGCGGAGGCTGCCGTAGCGCTAGCCGTGATGACTGATAACACGAGGAATAATTTCTTCATAAGCTGGGAAGTAAAAGAATGCGGGAATGATTGTGGGCCCGGGCCATTGTTGTGGCTATTTTTACACAAAAGTAGAAACGCGTGGATAAGAAAAGAATTGCCAAACGAGGGCTCTGGCCTATTGTGCTGGCCGCTGGGCTGGCCTTGACGGGCTGCGGCCAGAGCCAACCCGCTGGTTGCCGACCCGATGCCGCCGCCGATGCCCCTATGCCCGCCGTACAAGTGCAACGGCTGGAAGCTGCGTTTTTTAAAATTCAGGGCCCCGGCGGCGCGATGGCGTTTATGAACGCGCACCCGGCGTTTGCGCGCTTTTACTTGCAGCGGCGCACGGCTACTGATACCACCGGGACTACTGCTTTGGCCCGCCTCGCGGCCGAGCCACACCTGCGCGAATTGGCCCAGCAAACGGCCACCGCCTTTCCAGATAGTGCTGCTTTGGGCCGCGACCTGGGGGCCCTGTTTGGACGGGTGAAGTATTACTTTCCGGGGTTTCAGGCCCCGCGTGCAGCCACGTTTGTAAGTGGGTTTGAGGGCAAGGATATCTTTGTAAACGACAGTTTGCTGGTGCTGAGCCTCGACTGGTTTGCGGGGCCCCAGGCCAAGTTCCGGCCGGTAGAAATGCCCAAGTACATCTTGCGCAACTATACGCCAGCCAACTTGATGCCATCCCTTGCGCTGCGTGTGGCTACTAAGTATAATCGCCACGAGCTGACCGCCAACACCATGCTCGACGCCATGGTGAGCGGCGGCAAAGCCCTGTATTTTGCTGGCCGCGTACTGCCCTGCACGCCCGATTCGCTGTTATTGGGCTTTACCGGGAAGGAAGTAGTGGGCGTGACTGCCAATGAGGGTAAGATATGGGCTCACTTTCTGGAGCAAAACCTGCTGTACAACACCACGCCTTTCACCATCCAGAAGTATGTGGGCGAGCGGCCCAACGTGCCCGAGATTGACGCTACCTGCCCCGGCCGGGTGGGCCAGTGGGTAGGCCTGCAGATTGTGCGCAAATACATGAACGACCATCCCAACGTGACCCTGGCCCAACTCATGGCCGAGCGCAGCGCGCAGAAGCTGCTAAATGAATCGCACTACCGGCCCAAACGGTAATAAGCAAGCAGTAACGAGCAAGTGGGCGAATGAGCGAATAGATGCCATATACACGGCCTGTTGCTCATTCACGCAGCCACTCATTCGCCCACTTATCCATTGATTTCGTGCACATTGCCGTCTTCAGCCAGTACCACACCAACCCCGATTGCCCGGCCACTAGCCGGCACTACGCGCTGCTGGCCCACATTGCCCAGGCGCACCGGGTAACGCTGCTGACCACGCCCACCTGGCGCGGGCAACGGCTGACGCACGAGTTTCCGTGGGTGCCGGCCGGGGTGGAAATCTGCGAAGCCAGCATCCCGTACGACAACAAAATGGGCCCCGCGCGCCGGGCTCTGGCGTTTGCGCAGTACGCGGCATGGGCCGTGCGGGCAGGGCTGCGCATGGAAAAGCCCGACGTTATCTGGGGCATCAGCACGCCCCTGACGGCGGCCTGGGCGGCGGCGCAGGTGGCGCGCTGGCGGGGGGTGCCGTGGGTGTTTGAGGTACAGGATTTGTGGCCGGCGTTTCCGGTGGCGATGGGAGCCGTGCCCACGGCCCTGGCCCGGCAGCAGCTGTTTGCGCTGGAGAAGCGCTTGTACCACAGTGCTCAGCACATTCTGCCGCTCTCGCCCGACATGGCGCGCTACGTGATGGACCGGGGCGTGGCCGCCGAGAAAGTCACCACCGTGCTCAATGGCACTGACCTGGACCTCGCGGCCCGGGCCACGCTGGTGGCCGTGGCGGCGCTACAGCGGGCGCAGGGTTTGGAGGATAAAAAAGTAGTGCTTTACGCCGGCACCTTCGGCCGGGCTAATGACATTCCGACGCTGATAGCTGCCGCGGAAACGTTGGTGGCGGCCGACCCTGATGCGGTGTGGCTATTCCTGGGCCACGGCTACTATGAGCCGCTGGTGGCGGCGGCGGCGGCGCGCTGGCCGGGGCGCATCCGGCTGGTGGGCGGGCAGCCGCGCCACGCGGTGTTCGCCTGGTTCGGGCTGGCCGATGTGGCAGTGGTGTCGTTCCTGAACTTGCCAGTGCTCGATGCTAACTCGCCCGCCAAGCTCTACGATGCGCTGGCGGTGGGCACGCCGGTGGTCGTCACTAACCAAGGCTGGACCAAAATGCTGGTCGAAACCCACGGCTGCGGGTGGTACGCTCCGGCCGGCAATGCCCCACAGCTGGCCGCTCGCTTGCGCGAGCTATTGGCCCAGCCCGCGCAGCTGCAAGCGGCTGGCCAGCGTGGCAGAATCCTGGCCATTAAAGAGTTCAACCGGCAACAACTGGCCGCGGTAGTGCAGCGGGTACTGGAGAATGCGGTGGCCTAATGGCCCGCTGCCGGGGCCCCAGGTGCAGCTTTGTGGACTTGCTTGGCGCCGGACTTGGGCTCTGCCGCCTTGGCTGGGACGAGGCCAGCCAGCGGCGATATGTTCTTTTCGAAATACATACAGCTGGGCGCCAGCGGGCAGATGCCGCACTTGGGGCTGCGGGCCACGCAGGTGTAGCGGCCGTGCAGAATCAGCCAGTGGTGGGCCTTGGGGATGAGGGCCTGGGGGATATGGCGAACCAGGCCTTTCTCAACGGCCAGGGGCGTGGTGGCGGTTTTGGGCACCAGGCCCAGGCGGTGCGATACCCGAAATACGTGGGTATCAACGGCCATGGCGGGCTGGTTGTAGATGACGGACACCACCACGTTGGCCGTTTTGCGGCCCACGCCGGGCAGGCGCTGCAACTCGTCGAGCTGGCTGGGTACCTCGCCGCCGAAGTCTTCCGTTAGCATCCGGCCCAGCCCGGCGAGGTGCTTGGCCTTGTTGTTGGGGTACGAAACGCTGCGGATGAAGGGAAAAACCTCGTCGGCCGTAGCGGCACCGAGGGCGGCGGGGGTGGGGAAGGCCGCCAGCAGCGCCGGCATCACCAGGTTCACGCGCTTGTCGGTGCACTGGGCGCTCAGCACCACGGCCACGATGAGCTCGTAGGGGTTGCGGTACACTAGCTCGGTTTCGGGGGCCGGGAAGTGGACAGCGAAGTAATCGAGGAAGAAACGAAACCGCTCGGGACGGGTCATAAACGAAGAATTGGGGCGGCCAGTAAGCAAAAAACCATCCCAGGCGCTGCGGTGGGCGGCGCTTGGGATGGCAAAGGTCGGGCGAAATCCCGAGGCCTAACGGCTGGCTGGAAACGTGCGCGAGTATTCTAAAATACGGGCCGATACCGCCGGTCGGGGCTCGTAGCGCAGGGCGTTGAGGGTGCGCTGGGCCAATAGCAGATCGGCGCAGGCGGTGGCCAGCTCGGGGTCGTGCTGAAGAGCTTCTTCTATTTCAGGCAAGGCACTAGCTGGCAATTCGTTGTACACGTAGCGCAGCAGGGTCGTATAGGGTAAGGTTTGAATCATAGTAAGGTGGGTTTACGGCCATTTTCTTCCGTAGGTTTATCAGGGCGTAGCGCATCCGGCCGAGGGCCGTATTAATGCTCACCCCGGTGGCATCGGCAATCTCCTGGAAGCTCAGGTCGCCGTAGTGGCGCATGAGCAGTACTTCTTTCTGGGCCGGCGGCAACTCCTGGATGAGCGCGCGCAGACGGCTGTGGGTTTCTTCGCGGGCCAGGGCATCGTCGGCCCCTTCTTCCGAGTGGGCGAGCGAATTGGCCAGGGGCCCATCGCCGTCGAGGCTGAGGTGGGGCACGCGCTTACCGCGGCGAAAGGCGTCGATGGCCAGGTTGTGCGCGATGCGGCACAGCCAGGGTCCGAATTTGCCTTCGTCGTTGTAGCGGCCACTTTTCAGCACGTGGATGGCTTTGATGAATGCGTCTTGAAGGAGGTCTTCGGCCACGTCTTCGTCGCGCACGATGAGCAGGATGGTCGTGAAAGTGCGGCTTCGGTGCCGCTCAAGCAGCAGCGCGAAGGCGGATTCCTGGCCAGCCAGGTAAAGCGAAACGAGCGCGGAATCGCTCAGCTGCATGGATTCCATAAAGGACTACGGATAAGGGGAACGTAGAGCTTGAACCGATAGTATGCAGCTTTAGAGACTAGAGGAAATAAAACGGAAGATACCGGTTATAAACAGAACGTTGCAAACGGTTGCCAAATGTAGCGGCGCGTGCACGGCATCCGCAAGGTGGCCGGAGTAAAATGACAAAATATTTTTGGAAACAGGCGCAACCTTCCTGAAAACTTCACGTCGGCCCCCAGCGCATACCCGGAAGCCTAGCCTTCGGCCTGGGCCAGCCAGGCGTGGGCAGCGGCTTCGTCGGTGAAGGTGGCAATGCGGCAATCGGCGCTGGCGGCCGAAACTACGGCCGTGACGGCCCGTTGCGCCCGCAGCGGCGACACCAAAAACGCAATCCTCACCGGGGCTGCGTAGCGCCCCCGCAGTGCTGGCGCAAAAGTGGTGCCGAACCAATTATTCACGGCGGGCTCTACCACGTCTTCGCGGCGGCGCAGGTCGAGCAACCAGCGGCTGCATCCCGCCGCGTCGGCCGCCGTCAGCACGGCCTGGTAACCGGCTTGCAACTCCTGGGGCGTGATTTCACGCTGCCAGCGGGCGATGAGGGCCGGCAGGTCGGGGCGGTACACGAGGTCGAGGCCGTAATTGGACATAGCAAAGGCTAACGCGTGGCGCAAGGTAAGCGGTGGCTGCGATGAAACAAGCGCTACTTTGGGCGCAGCGCGGGCTACCTTTGCCCGGCGGGGCCACGCAGGACGCGCCGGCCCAGCGTTTTTGTATGGACCCTGCTTCGCCCGCGGCTTCCGCGGCCCCCCACGACCCCTACGCGGCCTTGCGCCTGCCCGATTTTCGCCGCCTGATTACCGCCCGGGTCTTGTTCTCCGTGGCCACCCAAATTCAGGGGGTGGTGGTGAGCTGGCAGATTTTTGAGCTCACCAAAGATCCGTTGGCCCTGGGCCTCATTGGGTTAGCCGAGGCCATTCCGAGCATCACGGTGTCGCTCTATGCCGGGCACGTGGCCGATTCGGTGCGCCGCAAGCGTATCATTGTGCCGGCTGTAGCGGTGTTGTTTGCGTGCGCCCTGGCGCTGTTCTGGCTGGCGCACCCGGGCCAGGCCGGCCTGCTGGCGCGGGGCCGGTTTCACCTGGGCGTTTTCAACGCCACGGTGGTGTGGCCGCTGTACCTGGTGATTTTTGTGAGCGGCATTGCGCGCGGGTTCATGGGGCCCGCGCTGTTCTCGTTCATGCCGCAGCTGCTGCCCGACCGCAGCTTTCTGCCCAACGCCGTGACCTGGAACTCAACTACCTGGCAGGCGTCGGCGGTGCTGGGGCCCGCCATTGGGGGCTTGCTGTTTGCGCACTTGGGCAAGGAGTTCGCCTACGGCACCGACGTGGTGCTGGAGGGCCTGGCGCTGGTGCTGTTCATCACCATTGCCAGCCGCGAACTGCCGCCCATCGAGGGCGAGCAGCTGGGCTTGAAGGAGAGCATTCTGAGCGGGGTCAAGTTCATTTTTGGCAATCAGATTGTGCTGGCGGCCTTGTCGTTGGATATGTTCGCCGTGCTCTTTGGCGGGGCCGTGGCGCTGCTGCCCATCTTCGCCTCCGACGTGCTGAAGGCGGGTCCCGACGCCCTGGGCTACTTGCGCGCCGCGCCTGCCGTGGGCTCGGTGGCGATGGCGGTGTGGCTTACGTTCTCGCCGCTGAAGCGCGGGGCGGGCCGCAAAATGCTGTGGGCCGTAGCCGGTTTCGGGGCCGCCACCGTGGCCTTCGCGCTGTCGACCAATTTGTACTTGTCGATGTTTCTGCTGTTTTTGACCGGAACCTTCGATTCCGTATCGGTTATCGTGCGCTCAACGCTGGTGCATACCTACACGCCGGAGTACATGAAGGGCCGCGTATCAGCGGTGAACAGCATCTTTATCGGGTCCAGCAACGAGCTGGGCAGCTTCGAGAGCGGCGCGGCGGCCAAGCTGATGGGTACGGTGCCCAGCGTGGTGTTTGGGGGCCTGATGACGATGGTCGTGGTGGCCGTCACGACCTGGAAGGCCGATAAGCTGCGCGGCCTGGAAATGGGCGCTGGCAAGAAATAGCCGCCCGCCGGGGCCTCACGGTGGCTTCTGAGCCAATAAAGTCGTTCAAGTAGAAAAAGAACGTCATGCAGCGCGTAGCGAAGCATGACGTTCTTTTTCTGTGTAATTTTTTGCTTGGGAACAACTCCAGCAATTTGAAATTCCTCTATTCGCAGCGCACGTAGGGCCGCAGCTTGGCCCAGTCGTCGGGCTTCAGGGTCGGGATTTGCTGCAAATCCTCGGGCTTGCGGTAGGGGCCGTGCTGCTTGCGGTAGGCCACGATGAGGCGGGCCAGCGGCTTGCGAATGTAGGGGTGCAGGTACAGCTCGTCGAACGAAGCGGTGTTGACGTTCACCAGCTGCGGCGCGAAGCCCGGCCGCACGAACGTGTACTTGCGCAGGCTGTCCACCAAATCGGGAGCGTCGCGCAGTACGAATATTTCGCTAAGCTGGTCGGCCCGCAGGTAGCCGCCGAGCTGGTTGCGGTACTGCACTACCCATTTGGCCCGGCCCGCGCCAATACCGCGGATTTGCATAAGTTGCGTGGTGTCGGCCGCGTTCAGGTCGAAAGGCTGGAGGTGCTTGGGCTTGCTAGGGAACTTGCTGGCGGCGAAGGGCGGGAACTTGCCCGGGGCCCCGGCGGCGTAGGCGGGCCGCTCGCCGCGGCCCGGCAGCGCCTCGGGCAGCTGCATAAATGGCGCCAGCCGCTGGTACACCGAATCTTCCAGCCCATACATTTTTTTGATTTGCGCCTTGGCGCGGAAGCCGCCCGCCGCGTCGCGGTACTTCACGATGCGCCCGGCCACGAAGTGCGGCACACCGCGGGCTTCCCAGCCCTCGGCTGTGAGGGCATTGGGGTCGAAGGGCCCCAGCGGTACTTGCGCCACGGCGGGGGAGCGCGCGGGGCGGTCGAAGGTGCGGGGGGCGTAGGCGCGGCCCGCGGCGCGGTTGGCGGCTAGGTTGGCCGCCAGTTGGTCGAGGCGCTGCTGGTCGGCGGCGGGCAAGTACTGGGGCTGGGCGGGGTGCCAGAGCAGCGGCAGCAGCAGGGCCGCGGCCAGCACGGCCAGCAGCCCCACCATGCCCCGGGCTTCGGCGCGCGAGTAGCCCATGTAGCGCCGCGCCCAGCGCAGGGGCCCCGCATCGGCCCAGGAGCGCCGGGGGTACGGCGAAGGTTTCATAGCAAATAGATTGAACACCAGTTGGAACGGGTGCGGAAGGGTGGAAGCGCTCGGGGCTTTAAGCAGCGCGCAGTTCCCGCAATGTTACGGGTTCTGTGGGATCCGAAATAGCGCTGGCGGCAACGGAATGGAGGTTTTGTAGCTACCAAGGTATTTCTTAGGCTAAGGGACACCTTTGGAGATAATTAAAAATCAAAAGTGTAGCAGTCAAGTTTTTAATTACATCCAAGAACTTTGAAATAGCTCTAGGGCCCTCAGCGGCCGGCGTGGGCCGCCACCCAATTGCCGATGATTTGCAGAGTGCTGGGCGCAAATGTTTCCTCGATGATGCCGTACTCGGCAACGGACCCGGTGGGAGCAGTTTGGAACAGGTGGTTGAGGCCGGGCAGCGCCTGCGTAGTCACGTTGCGGTTGCCGCCGGCTTGCAGGCCCTGGGCGATGGCCGCGAGGTTGGGGCCGGCTGCTACCTGCACGTCTTTCGTGCCGCCGAGGGCCAGCACCGGGCAGTGCACGCGGGCCAGAGTTTGGGCGGGGCGGTCGGCCAGCAGGTGGCGGTAGGCGGGCGAGAGCAGCACGTTGATTTGGCCATCGGCTCGCGCCAGGGCCCCCGGGGCCGCGCCGCCAGCACCCAGCAAGGGGCGCAGCTGGGCGCGGGCCTGGGCGTCGTTGGGCGTTTGCTCCACAATGTTCAGTACTTGGCGCTGCATTTTTTCGGCACTCTGCAATTGGGCTGGGGTGGCTCCACCCAGCTTGCCCAGGGCCAGCACCTGCTGCACAATCAGCTCATTACCGGGCAGGCCGGGGGCGGCCAGCAGCACCAGGAAGTTGGGGCCCTGGGGCTGGCCGGCGGCGGCAATGGCGGCGGTGCCGCCCTCGCTGTGGCCCAGCAGCCCTACGTGCGCCGGGGCAATTTTCGGCTGGGCCCGCACGAAGGCCAGCGCCGCCCGCGCATCGGCGGCGTAATCGGCGCTGGTGCTGGTGGCCTGCGAGCCGCCCGACTGGCCCACGCCGCGGTCATCGAAGCGCAGCACGGCGATGCCGCGCCGGCTGAGGTAGTCGGCCAGCACCCAAAAGGGCTGGTGGCCAAACAGAGTTTCGTTGCGGTCTTCGGGCCCCGAGCCCGTCAATAGCACCACCGCCGGGAAAGGCCCCGGGCCGGCCGGCGTGGTGAGGGTACCGGCCAGCACCACGCCAGCCCGGGCGTTGGTGAACGTCACATCGGCCGACTGGTACGGGAACGGCGGCTGGGGCACCTGGGGCCGGCGGGGGCCCGCTGCGCTGCCCGGCGCTGCGCGGGCCAGCGTGAGGGGCAGGGCCTGGCCGTTCTGGTGCCACGTGCCCATCAGCTGCTGCCCGGCGGCGGCGCGGCGGCCGGCAAAGTAGGCCCCGGCCTGCGGCAGGCGCAGGTACACGCTGTCGGCGGTGGGGGCAGTGAATTGCAGCGGCAGGCCTTGCGCGTGCTGCATGGGTACGTCGAGCGTGGCCGTGCGGGGGCCCCCGGCGGGGTCGGCAAGGTGGGCAGTGAGGGTAAGGGGCCCCAGCGCGCCGGTCCAGTCGCCGGTGAGGCTGGCGGGGGCTTGCGCGCAAGTACCCAAGGGCAAGGTCAGCAGGGCCGCGCCGGCCAGTAGCTTGCCGGCTCGCCGCGCGGCCTCAATAAGTAGTAATAATCCCACGCTGCAATGATACGGCCGGCCGCCGGGGCTTAGCCGCGGGCCCGGCCGTAGCGCACGGGTTTGTGCGGGGCGGCGCGCTTTACGGTCACGGGCAAGGGGGGGCCGGGTAGCTTGGTTTGGAGGGCCACCCACTCGCGGATGTTTTTCAGGGCCTCGGGCGAGAACGTGGGCTGCGGGGCCCCGTCCACCACCGTCCACTGGTCGGTGGGGGCCTCGAAGAGGTGGTTCACACCGGCCAGGCGCTGGGCTGTGGTGGGGTTGTGGGCGCGGTTCAGGGCCTTTTGTAACGGCGTCATGTTTTGGCGCACCGATACTTGCAAATCCTCCGTGCCGTTGAGCAGCAGCACCGGGCACTGCACCTGGGCCAGGCGGTTTTGGGGGTTGAAGTCGAAAAAATAGCGCGACCAGGGCGAGGTGAGCTGCGCGGCGCGGGCCCGGGCCATGCCCGCATCGAGGCCCGTATTGGCGCCGCTGAGCAGGGCCGTGACCTTGGCGCGGGCCGTGGTATTGTTGGCCGTTTGGCGCACCAGCCTCACGGTGCGGGCGAAGGCCTCCTGGGCGGCCTTCACCTGCGACGGGTCGGCCCCAATTAGGCGCATGATTTCACTTTGCTGACGCAACAGCACGTCGTAGCCCGGCTCGCCGTAGCCGGCCAGCGACACCACGAACGCCGGCGCCCGGCCGCTGGGGGCCCCGGCGGCCAGCAGGGCCACATTGGCCCCTTCGCCGTGCCCCACCAGGCCCACCCGCCCCCCTGATACCAGGGGCTGGGCGCGCAGGCAGGCCAGGGCGGCCTGCGCATCGGTCACGAGGTCGGCCGTGGTGGCGGTGGCGTAGGTGCCCTCCGATTTACCTACGCCGCGGTCGTCAAAACGCAGTACGGCGATGCCGTGGCGGGTGAGGTAGTCGGCCAGCTGCCCAAACATGCGGTAGCCTGACACCTCGGCGTCGCGGCCTTGGGGCCCCAGGTCGGAGAGCAGCACCACGCCCGGGAAGGGCCCCTCGCCGGCCGGCACCGTCACGGTGCCGCTGAGGTGCTCGCGGGTGGCGGAGTTGAGGAACGTGACGTCGGTTTCGCGGTAGGGCGGTGCGGCGCGCAGGCGGGTGGCGGCCTGTTGCGCGGCGGCGCGCACCAGCACCAGCGGCGCCGTCAGGCCCGGCTGTGTCCAGGTGCCGCTGAGGCTGGCCCCGCCGTTCAGCACCTTGCCCACGAAGCGGCTGCCAGCCTGCTCGATGCGCAGCGTGAGGTCGTCGCCCTGCACTTCCACCGCCACCGGCATCCGGCTGATGCGCTGCTGCGGGGCGTCGAGGGCCGCGTAGTAGCTACCGTTGCTGAGCGGCACGATAGTGATATACAGCGTAATCTCGCCGCCGAGCAGCTTCAGGGGCCCTTTCCACTGGCCGTTGAGGGGCGCGGGGCCCGCTGGTGGCCCCCCCGCCGCATGGCCCGGCTGCCCCAGCGAGGTAATGAGTAAAAATGCAGCGAGTATAAATTTAATCATGAAATAACTATATAAAAAATACCTTAGGAAGACCAGCAGGAATATTTAGGGCTTAAAAATACAAGAAATAAGTCACTGGCGAGCAATTTATCGGCGAATGGCGGTTGGGGCTGTGTATTGAGCTGCGTGGCGGTGGCCCAGCGGCGGCGGCCTTCCTTTGCGGACGCGGGCGGAAGCGGCCCGCGCCCGCAACCTTTTCCCCCCTGCCCGCTGTTAGCCTGTCTATGCCCAAAAACGACGCTTTGCAAGTGGCTGCCCCTGCGGCCGACCCGATTGACCAGCTCGACCCCCGCGAGTTCATCCTCATCAAAAACGCCCGGGTTCACAACCTGAAAAACCTGAGTGTGGCCTTGCCCCGCAACCAGTTCATTGTCGTCACGGGCCTCTCGGGCTCGGGTAAATCCAGCCTCGCCTTCGATACGCTGTATGCTGAGGGCCAGCGGATGTACGTGGAAAGCCTGAGCAGCTACGCCCGGCAGTTTCTGGGCCGCATGGACAAGCCCGACGTGGACTACATCCGCGGCATTTCGCCGGCCATAGCCATCGAGCAGAAGGTCAGCATCAAGAACAACCGCTCGACGGTGGGCACCAGCACCGAGATTTACGACTACCTCAAGCTGCTGTTTGCGCGGGTGGGGCGCACGTACTCGCCCGTGAGTGGCGTGCAGGTGCAAAAGGATAACGTGGCCGACGTGGTAGATTTTTTGGGGGCCCTACCCGAGGGCACCCGCGCCATGATTCTGGCCCCGCTGCCGCCGCTGGCCCCGGGCCGCACCCTTATTAAGGAGCTGGATTTGCTGCTGCAAAAAGGCTACAGCCGCGTGGTGGTAGGCGGCGAAACGGCCTTCATCGAAGACCTGCTGGCCGTGGGGGCCCCTGAGCCGAAAGGGGAGGTGTTCATCATGATTGACCGCGCCGTGCTGCGCCCCGGCGATGAGGACCTGCTGTTTCGCCTCTCCGATTCGGTGCAGACTGCGTTTTTCGAGGGCCACGGCACTTGCCTGTTGCGCCTGAATGATGACGAGGCGCGCACGTTCTCCGACAAGTTTGAGCTGGATGGGATGACGTTTGAGGAGCCGAGCGTCAACTTCTTCTCCTTCAATAACCCGTATGGGGCTTGCCACACCTGCGAGGGCTTCGGCTCGGTGCTGGGCATCGACGAGGATTTGGTGATTCCCGACAAGAGCATGACCGTGTACGAAGGGGCTACTCTACCCTA is a window from the Hymenobacter nivis genome containing:
- a CDS encoding alpha/beta hydrolase codes for the protein MGLLLLIEAARRAGKLLAGAALLTLPLGTCAQAPASLTGDWTGALGPLTLTAHLADPAGGPRTATLDVPMQHAQGLPLQFTAPTADSVYLRLPQAGAYFAGRRAAAGQQLMGTWHQNGQALPLTLARAAPGSAAGPRRPQVPQPPFPYQSADVTFTNARAGVVLAGTLTTPAGPGPFPAVVLLTGSGPEDRNETLFGHQPFWVLADYLSRRGIAVLRFDDRGVGQSGGSQATSTSADYAADARAALAFVRAQPKIAPAHVGLLGHSEGGTAAIAAAGQPQGPNFLVLLAAPGLPGNELIVQQVLALGKLGGATPAQLQSAEKMQRQVLNIVEQTPNDAQARAQLRPLLGAGGAAPGALARADGQINVLLSPAYRHLLADRPAQTLARVHCPVLALGGTKDVQVAAGPNLAAIAQGLQAGGNRNVTTQALPGLNHLFQTAPTGSVAEYGIIEETFAPSTLQIIGNWVAAHAGR
- a CDS encoding alpha/beta hydrolase family protein, which encodes MIKFILAAFLLITSLGQPGHAAGGPPAGPAPLNGQWKGPLKLLGGEITLYITIVPLSNGSYYAALDAPQQRISRMPVAVEVQGDDLTLRIEQAGSRFVGKVLNGGASLSGTWTQPGLTAPLVLVRAAAQQAATRLRAAPPYRETDVTFLNSATREHLSGTVTVPAGEGPFPGVVLLSDLGPQGRDAEVSGYRMFGQLADYLTRHGIAVLRFDDRGVGKSEGTYATATTADLVTDAQAALACLRAQPLVSGGRVGLVGHGEGANVALLAAGAPSGRAPAFVVSLAGYGEPGYDVLLRQQSEIMRLIGADPSQVKAAQEAFARTVRLVRQTANNTTARAKVTALLSGANTGLDAGMARARAAQLTSPWSRYFFDFNPQNRLAQVQCPVLLLNGTEDLQVSVRQNMTPLQKALNRAHNPTTAQRLAGVNHLFEAPTDQWTVVDGAPQPTFSPEALKNIREWVALQTKLPGPPLPVTVKRAAPHKPVRYGRARG